One region of Parambassis ranga chromosome 12, fParRan2.1, whole genome shotgun sequence genomic DNA includes:
- the spag8 gene encoding sperm-associated antigen 8: protein MTEHPAEAENTVTRRLVRNWDEKEERKKHIQKHGHKGILTVDEDSKMETTTTARVDFAPPKDLGVRLRGIRSQLLEKQLAQTISEKIKAERNPPTPETDYNTTTQTDFGIKGFVPLRPQTTQIHDYRTDQAMTYWREMYKRIQGVTPVKNLNAPFRKSCLFSTPITERLDEIELPPDDDDDEAALRYQLM, encoded by the exons ATGACGGAACATCCGGCGGAAGCTGAAAATACAGTTACCAGACGTCTCGTGCGCAACTGGGACGAAAAGGAG gagaggaaaaaacacatccaGAAACATGGACACAAAGGGATTCTCACAGTAGACGAGGACTCTAAAATGGAGACCACCACCACAGCGCGAGTCGATTTTGCCCCTCCAAAGGATCTAGGGGTGAGGCTGCGGG GTATCAGAAGCCAGCTCTTGGAAAAACAACTTGCCCAAACAATAAG tgaAAAGATTAAGGCTGAACGGAACCCACCGACCCCAGAAACAGACTACAACACCACAACCCAAACTGATTTCGGCATCAAGGGATTTGTGCCCCTAAGACCTCAAACAACACAA ATTCATGATTATAGAACTGACCAGGCCATGACATATTGGAGGGAAATGTACAAGAGGATACAG GGTGTGACCCCGGTGAAGAACTTGAACGCGCCCTTCAGGAAGTCATGCCTGTTCAGCACACCCATCACTGAGCGGCTGGATGAAATTGAGCTCCCGCCCGATGATGACGACGACGAGGCAGCACTTCGTTATCAGTTAATGTGA
- the pmchl gene encoding pro-melanin-concentrating hormone, like yields MRQSLLSFIFASALLFQCYTLSLAVPMGKSEDLGSLEQDAFTSLLSDDSENGFGDAESPAVTKTKGPRLIVIAADPSLWRDLRVMHNGLSFYKRRADDNGQIVDHKEVGQDLSIPILRRDTMRCMVGRVYRPCWEV; encoded by the coding sequence ATGCGACAATCTCTCCTGTCCTTCATCTTCGCTTCTGCACTCTTATTCCAGTGCTACACGTTGTCATTGGCTGTACCCATGGGCAAGAGCGAGGACCTTGGGTCCTTGGAGCAGGATGCTTTCACCTCGCTGCTGAGCGACGACAGCGAGAACGGCTTCGGCGACGCAGAGTCGCCCGCTGTGACCAAAACCAAAGGGCCGAGGCTTATCGTCATCGCGGCCGATCCGAGCCTGTGGAGGGACCTGCGGGTGATGCACAATGGGCTGTCCTTCTACAAGCGGAGAGCCGACGACAACGGCCAGATCGTGGATCACAAAGAAGTGGGACAGGACCTCAGCATCCCCATCCTGAGGAGGGACACCATGAGGTGCATGGTGGGACGGGTGTACCGACCTTGCTGGGAGGTCTAG